The following are from one region of the Falco biarmicus isolate bFalBia1 chromosome 1, bFalBia1.pri, whole genome shotgun sequence genome:
- the LOC130152318 gene encoding uncharacterized protein LOC130152318 translates to MPRRKEVPALGSLCLQSLAQHMQSIWVKDYSENYLDEYQFRFVMGPFNDLAGSLVQDLIRLLGESRRLTRAALHLLLLPHLRELSLRPCPSLASNAIGQLITLRCKQSLSSLDLHGCSRLSADVLVDLAEGLPQLSRLGLAETQANVQVLSAVGSCCRHLQELDVSRCKKVSPCALRHLAYDPLAQSLCCPVLRVLLARDLEPPGDGSMAAVLAFLLLALPRLEFLAHGAVPDALRLLHGWQLDDLGDTEGFPSLGELARQRGAAPEGPRITLPLRQVEEVEEPELATIRAICPQAEEASVWLGDSLAGGWELLGWSCLARLTLGCTGRQGWALAEVLPLVQSLGPRLQTLALHGFCYQDELSLATLLASCPDLQAFSAELHAPLDTDPDGEMPAEPSHWDTNLLPHGLPQLQSCFLTLASTTGTFPAPHGLVLRATLASLLCHAPRLRTLRLVGIPFPLDSVFETVLAAPGLPLLELQELSLAESQVSSQTVWLLLASEGCLHHLDLSHCRDIHRRDYDSFLQAVWKQQLHLDIIWE, encoded by the exons ATGCCCAGGAGGAAGGAGGTGCCGGcgctgggcagcctctgcctgcagagcctggcccAGCACATGCAGAGCATCTGGGTGAAGGACTACAGTGAGAACTACCTGGATGAGTACCAATTCCGCTTTGTCATGGGCCCCTTTAATGACCTGG ctggcagcttGGTGCAGGATCTGATCAGGCTGCTGGGCGAGAGCCGGCGCCTGACACGGGCAGCGCtccacctgctcctgctgcctcacCTGCGGGAGCTGAGCCTgcgcccctgccccagcctcgCCAGCAACGCCATCGGCCAGCTCATCACCCTGCGCTGCAAG cagagcctgaGCTCCCTGGACCTGCATGGCTGCAGCCGGCTGTCAGCGGACGTGCTGGTGGAcctggcagaggggctgccGCAGCTGagccggctggggctggcagagacACAGGCCAATGTCCAGGTGCTTTCGGCCGTGGGCTCCTGCTGCCGACACCTGCAGGAGCTGGACGTGTCCCGCTGCAAGAAGGTGTCCCCGTGCGCCCTGCGGCACCTGGCCTATGACCCGCTGGcgcagtccctctgctgccctgtgctccGTGTCCTGCTGGCCCGCGACCTGGAGCCCCCAGGGGATGGCAGCATGGCGGCGGTGCTggctttcctgctgctggccctgccacGCCTGGAGTTCCTGGCCCACGGCGCTGTACCAGATGCCCTCCGCCTCCTCCACGGGTGGCAGCTAGATGACTTGGGGGACACAGAGGGCTTTCCCTCGCTGGGGGAGCTGGCACGGCAGCGGGGGGCTGCCCCGGAGGGCCCCCGGATCACCCTGCCCCTGCGGCAggtggaggaggtggaggagcctGAGCTGGCCACAATCCGTGCTATCTGTCCCCAGGCTGAGGAGGCCAGTGTGTGGCTGGGGGACAGCCTGGCGGgcggctgggagctgctgggctggagctgcctggcCAGGCTGACCCTGGGCTGCACCGGGCGGCAGGGCTGGGCgctggcagaggtgctgccGCTGGTACAGAGCCTGGGCCCCCGCCTGCAGACCCTGGCCCTGCACGGCTTCTGCTACCAGGACGAGCTCTCCCTGGCCACCCTGCTCGCCAGCTGCCCTGACCTGCAGGCCTTCAGTGCCGAGCTGCACGCCCCACTGGACACCGACCCCGATGGTGAGATGCCAGCCGAGCCATCCCACTGGGACACAAACCTGCTGCCCCACGGCCTCCCCCAGCTCCAGAGCTGCTTCCTGACCCTGGCCAGCACcactggcaccttcccagcccctcaTGGGCTGGTGCTGCGTGCCACGCTGGCCTCACTGCTGTGCCATGCCCCACGCCTGCGAACGCTCCGCCTGGTTGGCATCCCCTTCCCGCTGGACTCTGTGTTTGAGACCgtgctggcagcaccagggctgcctCTGCTTGAGCTGCAGGAGCTCTCACTGGCCGAGAGCCAAGTGTCCAGCCAGActgtgtggctgctgctggcctcaGAGGGCTGCCTGCACCACCTGGACCTGTCCCACTGCCGGGACATCCACCGGCGGGACTATGACAGCTTCCTGCAGGCAGtgtggaagcagcagctgcacctGGACATCATCTGGGAGTAG
- the LOC130152320 gene encoding retinol dehydrogenase 12-like has protein sequence MELLSACSHPCWSLLSLLLGLLLWARRRRAWDPHKCPTDLTGKTVIVTGANSGIGKYVALDLARRNARTILACRSQERGQVAVEEIRAATGNPAVLLRLLDTSSLASVRTFAQAVLREEKRLDVLVNNAGLTGLPFTITPEGLEQTFATNYLGPFLLTNLLLDLLKASAPARIVNVSSFRHSAGTADSRCLTGQERLSSFDATYNSTKLMNILFTAELAQRLQGTGVTANALSPGVVSTGIMRHFSWAVRVLFTLIRPFIKSAEQGAVSTIYCAVSEEVSGITGKYFSSDCRLVLPSRAARDPGLARKLWEESERLTGLTDGPRP, from the exons ATGGAGCTGCTGAGTGCCTGCAGCCACCCGTGCTGGTCCCTGCTCtcgctgctgctggggctgctcctctggGCCAGGAGGAGACGCGCCTGGGACCCCCACAAGTGTCCCACTGACCTGACCGGCAAGACAGTTATTGTCACCGGAGCCAACAGTG GGATTGGCAAGTACGTGGCCCTGGACTTGGCGCGCAGGAACGCCCGCACCATCCTGGCGTGCCGGAGCCAGGAGCGGGGCCAGGTGGCAGTGGAGGAGATCCGGGCGGCCACTGGCAACCCCGCGGTGCTGCTGCGGCTGCTGGACACCAGCTCGCTGGCCTCTGTGCGCACCTTCGCCCAGGCTGTGCTGCGGGAGGAGAAGCGGCTGGACGTGCTGGTGAACAACGCTGGCCTCACTG GGCTGCCCTTCACCATCACgccagaggggctggagcagacCTTTGCCACCAACTACCTGGGCCCGTTCCTGCTCACCAACCTGCTACTGG ACCTCCTGAAAGCATCAGCACCTGCCCGCATCGTCAATGTCTCATCATTCCGGCATAGCGCGGGCACAGCCGACAGCCGCTGCCTCACCGGGCAGGAGCGGCTCAGCAGCTTTGATGCCACCTACAACAGCACCAAGCTGATGAACATCCTCTTCACTGCCGAACTGGCACAGCGCCTGCAGGGCACAG GGGTGACCGCCAATGCCCTGAGCCCTGGCGTGGTGAGCACTGGCATCATGCGCCACTTCAGCTGGGCCGTCCGAGTGCTCTTCACTCTCATCCGCCCCTTCATAAAG TCGGCAGAGCAGGGGGCTGTCAGCACCATTTACTGCGCCGTCTCGGAGGAGGTCTCGGGCATCACAGGCAAGTACTTCAGTAGTGActgcaggctggtgctgccctCCAGGGCTGCCCGCGACCCTGGCCTCGCTCGCAAGCTCTGGGAAGAGTCAGAGCGGCTGACAGGGCTCACTGATGGCCCTCGGCCCTga